The Podospora pseudocomata strain CBS 415.72m chromosome 1 map unlocalized CBS415.72m_1, whole genome shotgun sequence genome has a segment encoding these proteins:
- the cyp3 gene encoding Peptidyl-prolyl cis-trans isomerase-like 1 (COG:O; EggNog:ENOG503P1UU), whose amino-acid sequence MPPTVLPSSGNPLVFFDITLGGEPLGRITFELFANVVPRTAENFRQFCTGEHKNNQNRPQGYKGSKFHRIIPNFMCQGGDFLNGDGTGSTCIYGTKSFADENFTLKHDKAGLLSMANAGPNTNGSQFFITTVPTPFLDNKHVVFGQVVDGMDVVKKMENTKTGYKGKDVPNLDVVIAQCGEM is encoded by the exons ATGCCGCCTACTGTACTCCCATCGTCGGGGAATCCCCT CGTCTTCTTCGACATCACTCTTGGCG GTGAACCCCTCGGCCGCATCACCTTCGAACTCTTTGCCAATGTGGTCCCCAGGACAGCCGAGAACTTCCGCCAGTTCTGCACCGGCGAGCACAAGAACAACCAAAACCGGCCCCAGGGCTACAAGGGCTCCAAGTTCCACAGAATCATCCCCAATTTCATGTGCCAGGGCGGTGACTTCCTCAATGGGGATGGCACCGGGTCGACGTGTATCTACGGGACCAAGTCCTTTGCGGATGAGAATTTTACGCTGAAGCATGATAaggctgggttgttgagtATGGCT AACGCAGGGCCAAATACAAACGGCAGCCAGTTCTTCATCACGACGGTGCCAACGCCATTTTTGGACAACAAGCATGTGGTGtttgggcaggtggtggatgggatggatgtggTCAAGAAAATGGAGAATACGAAAACGGGATACAAGGGGAAGGATGTGCCGAACCTGGACGTGGTTATCGCTCAGTGTGGAGAGATGTAG